The Ferrimicrobium acidiphilum DSM 19497 genome contains the following window.
GACGCCCCTGATCTGAGTTCGCTCCAACGACCATGAGGTTGTGGGCGTCATGGGCAACCGTCGAGGCTATTGCTCCCCGGGCTAGTCCGAAACCTTTGAGATAGCCGTGCCCACGTCGGCCTGTGCCCAGATGACGTTCAATAACCGTTAGTTGGTTGAGTGTCGAGTCGTCCTCAGCGATGGTGACAATCTCCGATCCTGTCAACAGTGAATGCTCGAAGACCTGGATTACACGAACGCTCTGGCCAGGGGAGACGTCGATTTTAAAGCTGTCTGCCGTGAGACTCTCTTTGAGGTGGACGGTGCCTAGGAGTACTGGCAATGGCTTGACGTGGTCGATGGGCGCAACCAGCCTACCGTGACGAGCGACTACGTCTCCGTGCTGAATGACCATCTCTGGTACGAGGCGATCCATGGACTCGTAGATATTGAGATCAGCCTGGTATCCCGGAGCTACAATCCCTAAGTGGTCGAAACCATGGTAGTCAGCCGCATTCATAGTGGCCATCGTGAGGGCATCTTCTAGCGAGATGCCTGCCTCGATGGCGACCTCGATACAGTGGTTGATATGTCCATGGTCGACGATGAGGTCGGGTTCGCGATCGTCGCTGCATAACGCGACTCGACTGGTCCCATGGTCGATTACAGTCCTAGCAAAGCTGGCGAGATTTTGGCTTGCTGAACCGTGCCGCAGGAAGACCCACATCCCTTTGCGCCTCTTCTCCACGACCTCATCGTATGTGAGCATCTCGTGATCTGATTCGATACCGGCGCAGAGATAGGTGTCGAGTAGTCGGCCAGTGACACCCGGGGCATGGCCATCAACCCTGTGTACGCCGGCGGCTGTGATTTTGGCGAGCAGTTCAGGATGACCAGCTATCACCGCCGGGAAATTCATAACCTCGGCGAGACCTATGCCGTTCGTGTCGGCTAGTACTTGTTGGATGTCATCGAGGTCGAAGCGGGCTCCAGGGCTCTCGAACTGGGAAGCGGGAACGCAGGATGATGCTGAAAATCCGAAGGTGAATGGAAGCCCTCGTGTGGCCTCTATCATCGCCATAACCCCAGTCGAACCAAGAACATTGGCCATTTCATGAGGATCGTTGGCAACGGCGGTGGTACCCCACGGCAGGACGGCGGCGACAAAGTGGGGGATCCAAAGCTTGGTCGACTCGATGTGCATGTGGGCGTCTATGAAACCTGGAGTAGCAGATGCCCCATCAAGATCAATGGTTGCACGAGCGTCACGCGCTCCCCAACCCACGACGGTTCCATCCGCGATCGCGATGTCGGTGGTGATCCACTCCTTGGTGGTCGGCACGAAGAGATGAACGTTTTGAAGAAGGAGATCACAAAGAGCATCACCACGAGCCTTTGCGAGAAGACGGGACGAATGCCGGCGATGTTGTTCGAACACTGTTTTAGTTTAGTTGCCCTTGGATGACTATGAGAGGACATGGGAGTTCATCGTTCTGTCACAGACAGTGCCTACATCATCCGGTACGCTAGTGTCATGTCGTCGCCGTTTGGTTGGAGAGGTTGGCCATGAAGAAGGTATCTGAGGCGGCTGTCGAGGAGGCTGGGAGCCTGATCGAGACGCGAGGAATTGACTATATCCCAGAGTCGGAGCGATGGGCACGACCTCGAGATCTGTTCTGGATGTGGGCGGGAGCTCTGTTCAACGTTGAGTATGTCGTCTATGGTGCACTCGCCATGAGCTTTGGACTCTCGTTTGCTCAAGCTGTGGGCATAATATTGATAGGCAACCTCTCCTTCTTTCTGCTTGGCCTCACCAGCCTGCAAGGGCCCGATGCTGGTACTACGACCTTTACGATCAATCGCGCCGCCTTTGGCCCCAACGGCTCCAGGCTGCTGGCGCTCTTTAACTGGCTGACCCAAGTTGGGTTCGAGACCGAGGGGCTGGCCTTAATCGTACTCGCAGCCATCGCTCTGTTTCATCAAGGTGGGATCAACGCCGGTACCGGTTTGAAACTGGTATTCATCATCGTGGCGGCACTGATCCAGCTCGTACTCCCATTGTTTGGCCATGGCGCGATTCTGCGAACCATGCGTATCCTCTCAGTACCGTTCTTGATTTTGTTCGCTTTGATGGCGGGGCTTTCGTTAGGAAAACTGAACGTGCACTCGGTGGCTCATGGGGCAAGCTGGCAGGTCATGTTCGCTGTTCTCGCCGTGATTATCTCGACTTCTGGTCTCGGTTGGACTGAGAATGGGAATGATTTTTCTCGCTATCTGCCTCGTAGCGCATCCAAGACCAAGACGGTCTTGTGGGTGTTTCTGGGTACCGCGATCCCATCGATTCTGTTGATGGTTCTCGGGGCAGCAATTTTCACTTTTGTGCCGAGTGCGACGAATCCAATAAGTGGGCTCCCGCAAGCCTTCCCAGCCTGGTTTCTCACCCCATACCTGTTGATCGCCATTTTGCAGTTGTTTGCGATCAATAGCCTTGACCTATACTCCTCCGGGGTGACACTTCAGGCACTTGGATTGAAGCTCTCCCGACTTCAGGCCGTTGTTCTAGACACTGTCATCTGCGCAGCACTCACGGCTTATGCAACGTTTTCGAATAGCTTTAATACGCTACTTGGAGACTTTGTCCTCTTCATTATCGTCTGGGTTGCGCCTTGGACAGCGATCTATTTGGTTGACTGGTTACTAAGACGTCGACGTTATGATGCCCACGCTCTTCAACAGGAGCGTGGCGGCTTGTACTGGTCGAACAAGGGAGTGCACTGGCCGGCGATCATCGCCCAGATTCTCGGTATGCTCGCATCGCTGTCGGCGATCAACACTACCATCTTTGTCGGCCCGCTCTCTAGGGCGAGCGGAGGTGCTGACTTCTCAGTCTTCACCGGCATTATCGTGGCGGCAGTCGTCTATTGGCTGCTTGCACGCAATCTGGGTCGGCCACAAACCCTGGAGGTTGAGAGCCAAGCTTAACAGGCCTAGCGTTTTAGGAGTCGTTTCGCATGGATGCCGGTCGGCCGTGACTCGACATCTTGGAGTCGCTGGCACCAACTCCGCTGGATGTTGGAAGGTGATGGTAGAGTGTAGTCCTACCAGCCGCTGCTAGATTTGGATCCGCTGCTAGATTTGGAGCCGCTGCTCGAGCTCGACGATGTAGTGGAAGAGTAGGTTGCTCCACCACTGCCGCTTGAGGTGACTGGTTTTCCTGCAGGGCTGATCACATACCAGTAGCCCCCAAAGGCGTTGATACCCTCACCATTCACTTGATGTGGACCGCCGTCGCTCGCGAAGGTATAGAGAGGATGACCGTTGTAAGTCACCTGTTTTTGTCCATTCGAGCGAGTGATACTTCCTACAAGCTTTGAAGAGGCTCCTCCGGAAACCGTTGGTGACCCGGTCACTGGTGGCCAAGCCTTTGCACATGTGCCAGTGCAGTTCGACTTGCCCTTTGTGTCTCCAGTGAAGACGTAATAGGTCTGCCCAGCCTTTGATGTCAGAATGGTTCCATAGCCTGACGAACTCGATGTGGCGACAGTCGCACCTGTGCTAATCGTTGAGGCATTCGAACTCTTCGTTGTTGAACTGGTAGAACTCGTCTTTGAGCTGGTTGACCCACAGGCTGCAAGCGCGAGCCCAGTCAATCCAAGCCCTACTACTGCTAGTCGGACGTTCATGATAGCTTCCTCCCCCTCGGCATCATCGGTGTCGAATCATCGACAACGTTAACAAAGCTGTGCAGTCGATATTCCATTCGAGTTGAGTTGGGCGGACTGGAATCCTCAGACGTGCCTTAGAATTTGGGGGAGGAGGTAATTATGCAAGCGCCTCGCCCGATGAGGGGAATGAGAGATGTTCTACCTGGTGAAGCCGGAGTTAGGCTGCACACGCTCCAGGTGATTCGTGAAGCCTATCGTCAGCACGGTTTTTTTGAGATCGAGACCCCTGTGGTGGAGACGATGGAGACCTTGACGAGCTCTGGTGCCGGTGAAAATGAGAAGTTGATGTTCAAGGTCTTGAAGCGTGGCGAGCGTCTAGATGCGGCGCTCGCTGGTACCGAGGATGAACTCGCGGATGCCGCTCTTCGTTTTGACCTCACCGTTCCACTTGCTCGTTTCTATTCGATCAACCAGTCGAAGTTACCGAAACCATTTTATGCCATGCAGCTTGGACCGGTGTTTCGTGCCGAGCGCCCACAACGAGGACGTTTCCGTCAGTTCCTGCAGACCGACATCGACGTCCTTGGCGATCCCAGTTATCTGGCGGAGGTGCAGTTGTTGATCGCCGCTACCTCTGCACTTCACAAGATCGGGCTAGAGGGGTTCGAGATTCGTCTGAATGATCGGAGAATCCTTGAGTTTCTACTTAACAAGCTGGAGATTCCTGACGATCGCTTCACCGGTGTCATGATCGCACTCGACAAGCTCGATAAGCAGAGCGTGGCAGAGGTCGTCGCTGAACTTCAGGCGAAGGGGATCGCCGCAGATCAGGCTACCCACCTAGTGGCGGTGCTCGGAGAGTTAAGCGAGGCGTCGAGTCTCAAGGCTTTGGCCGATCTTGGTGTACCCAAGGCGCTGATAGCTAACTTAAGTGCGATCCAGCAGCACGTCACCACCTCTGTCCGTGATGTTCCGGTGGTCTTTGATCCGCTGATCGTCCGAGGAATTGGTTACTATACGTCTACGGTCTATGAGATCATCCACCCGAAATGGTCGGGTTCAATCGGCGGTGGCGGGCGATACGATCAGCTTCTCGCTCGCTTTGGTACCGACACTCCCGCTTGTGGCGTCTCACTCGGTTTTGAGCGAGTCGTCGGTCTGGTAGAGGAGCTTGGGCTAATGCGCGAGACCGGAGCGCGACGCTTGACGGTGATCTTTGAGCCTGACCATCAGACCGCAGAAGCGTTGAGCAAGGCCCGTCATTTTCGCAGGGAGGGCTATCTCGTGACTTTGTTGGCCCACCAGAGTGGTGCGCGGTCGCCGATGAAGCGTATTGCCTTGTCAGCAGAGGAGCTGAAGGCAGAGGGGTCGGTCGACAGCTTCTACCATTTCACGGTTGGAGTCGACGAGGCCCCGAGACTCCTGATCCAGTAACCTTGGCTCGTATAAGCACACCAACAAGAAAAGTTGCGTTTTTTAGCCAATTGCTAACTTAGGCTCTCCAAGTTTGCTACGATTCGATCAGCGTCTCTGGTTGACGCTGCATTGGTCTCGATCGCTGGTCGAGTAGCTAGCCTATGAGGGGGTTAAATTGAAGAAGAGGTTTACACGGCATGCTGTAACGCTCGGCGCCGCGGGTGTTCTTGGAATCGCGACAATGGCTATGGCATCACCGGTGACGTCACTGACCGCGTCGCAAGCGCTGGCTCCAAAGGTGAGCGTTCCTGGTGGCTTGGCACCAGGAATCGCTGCTGAGTCCACGCCCACTGGTGCCACGGCGAGTACCACCCAGATGCGTGTGTCATTTATCCTGAAGGGCCAAAATATCGCCAGTCTCCAATCAAAGGTTGATGCTGGATGGACAGGTCCGTACCTGACGCCGATGGAGTTTGCCCAGCAGTACGGTCAGACCCAACAGTATGTAAAGCAACTGATCTCCTACCTGAATTCGTATGGTATCCAAGCCCAAGCGATGACTGACATGCTGGACGTGACGTCGCAGGGAACGGCGGCCGAGTACCAGAATGCGCTGTCGGTACTGTTCGACAACTATGAAGTGCCAGCTTCTTCGGCGACGGTGAGCAGTGGGCCAGCCGCAAGCACTCAGCAGGTGTTTGCTGCAACACACAACCCTCAACTGCCCTCCAACCTTGCTACCAATATCGAGGCGGTGTTGGGACTCACCAACTACGCGCCGTATCAATCACTGTCGATTCCTGGCAAGGCACAGGTCACGCCGGGTTCAACTGCGGCTAGCGGTGGAACTATACCGACAGGAACAGCTCCAAGCTCGCAACTACCACAGGCGTTCGAGAAGCAGTACCATTTGACCACGGTGCTGAATGCCGGTTCGCAAGGCCAAGGACAGACGATGGGGATCGTCACTCTAGCAAGTGTGAATCCAAAGGTTCCGGCATACTTCTGGGAGAATGTAGCCCACATTGCGGTTCTACCGAATCGGCTCACGCTCGTGAACGTTGACGGTGGGGCTGGTGCGGTGAGCCTTAACAATGGCTCTGACGAGACCACCATCGATGTCGAGCAGTCTGGATCTATCGCACCACAGGCCAAGATCGTCGTATATCAGGCACCGAACACCGACTATGGCTTCGTCGACGCCTTCTATCAAGCCGCGAGTCAAAACGTCGCTGGCTCACTCTCGGCAAGCTGGGGCGAGTCAGAGACGGCTATTCAGTATACGGTGGCAGCAGGACAAGAGTCCCCAGGATACGCAGCCGCATTTAACCAAGCCTATCTAGAGTCTGCAGCCCAAGGACAGTCAGTCTTTGTCTCCTCCGGCGACCAGGGGGCCTACTCCCCAACCGGGGATATCGGCACCTACAACCTCGGAGTCGACAGCCCAGAGGACTCCCCGTATGTGACCTCTGTTGGTGGCACTACTCTTCCTGGAACCCAGGTCTATCCGATCACCGATAAGCGCGGAAGTGTGACTGGATACGAAGAGGTTAACATACCCAAGCAGTTGACATGGGGGTGGGACTATCTGTGGCCAATGTACCAGGCGTTGGGAGCGTCTAGCGAGTCGGCCGCAGCTGGTGGCCTGATAGTTGGATCAGGAGGTGGCTACAGCGCTTTGTTTAACGGGCCCTCTTATCAGGCGGGGGTCGGTGCCAGTGGCTACTCTGACTACCAGTTCATCAACCCGACCTCATATCAAGATATATCGCCGACTAACCTCTATCTGCCGACCAGCTTTACATTGAATCCGGCACCAGGACTGAGCACTGGCACTAATGCCGGTTTCCGAGCCACTCCTGATGTAGCGTTCAATGCTGATCCACAGACCGGATACGTGGCCTATGATCCACAGTTTGTGCAGCCCTTTGGATCGGCACTTGTTGACTTCGGTGGGACAAGCTTCATCGGTCCACAGCTCAACGGCGTGACCGCTGTTTACGAGAGTTCGTTGGGTCATCGTATAGGATTCTGGAATCCGAATATTTATCGGTTCGCAGCGTCTAGTAATTCGCCGTTCCACCCATTGGATTCGAATACTGTGTACAGTGGACCGGTCTATTATTCTGGCCGTAATCATGGAAAGTCATTGCAAATCACCGGTGAGTTCACCAATACCAACGACTACTATACCGGCACCTCTGGAGCGATTTACAATCCCGGATCGGGACTTGGCTACGCCAATCTATCCAAGTTGTTGATTGACTTTGCCGGAGTTCAGCAGTAGTTCTTTGAGCCCTTGGCGAGTGGCTGCGCGGGGAGACCTTTGCAGCCACTTGTCTTGTGTTCAAAGGTGGATGCCAAGGCGATGGTCATCGTCCCAAAATCGATCCGATTGGGTGGCGATTTAGAAGCAGTGGCGGAGGGAGTAGGATTCGAACCCACGAGGCTTTTGGCCCAAAGCATTTCAAGTGCTTCGCATTCGTCCGCTCTGCCATCCCTCCGCTTGAAAAAACATACTAGAGCCCAGAGCACAAAGACGGCGCTATCGGCACTCACCTCATTGGGTTGGACGAGATGATTCAATCTGCCCGAGAAGTTCTCCAACCAGAGGGTCGATGGTTGAATTTGCCTCAGAATGGTGTTTCTGGTTGACGAAGGCTGGATAAGATCCGAGGAACTTCACGTGACCAAGGTAGCGATTCAGGTCGGTGATGACCTCTTGGACATGCCGTTCGGCGATGTGTCCGCCGAAGTCGATCGCGAAACAGTAGATTCCGATGCCGGTCTTGGTGGGACGAGACTCGAGCTTGGTGAGGTTTATGCCTCTTGAGGCTATCTCAGCCAAGATCGATAGAAGGGAACCCGGACGGTCCTCGACTTGGAAGCAGACGATGCTTGTCTTGTCGTCGCCGGTAGGTCGTGGGATGGTGTCGTTGTTGAGCAACAGAAAACGAGTGGAGTTAGCTGCATGGTCATCGATGTCGGCGATGAGCACATCAAGTCCGTAGAGTTCGGCCGCTCTCTTTGGCCCTATCGCAGCAATCGCGTCCGATTTCGCGTCGGCAACGAGCCGAACTGCCTCGGCGGTAGAGTCGGTGTGATGGAGTTCGGCCCGAGGGAGTCGATCACGGAGAAACCGACCCACCTGTGCAAGGGCATGCGAGTATGAGTAGACGGAGTGAATGTCTTCTAGCCGTGCTCCCTTTGCCGCGATCAGCTGCTGTCGGACTGGGAGTATGTACTCTGCATAGATTTGGAGTCGAAAGCGGAAGATCATTGCATCGAGGGTTGGGGTTACCGTACCCTCGATTGAGTTTTCGATTGGCACAAAGCCGTAGTCACTGCTGCCAATGACTACGTCGGTGAGGACATCTTCGATGGTTGGACGTGGGATGCCATCGTAGGGTCGTGTTCCCATGAACTCGATCAGAGCCTCTTCGGTAAAGGTGCCAGCTGGCCCTAGGTAGGCTATTCGCACTCGGTGAGGTTCGTCCATAGGAGGAGACTAGCCGGAGTCGCGTCGCCCGGTAGGCTCAAACTGTGAATGAAAATCCGACAGGTGGACTCCGTCGTGGTGAGTTCGGTTGGTTCGATGCCGGACGTAGGGCGAGAATCGGGATCCCAGAGGCGGTATTCGCCGCCGGCAAGGGGGATGCCGCCCTCGTTGAGATGATTGAATTTGCTCTCGAGGGAGAGGGGCCGGTGCTTGTCACCCGACTCGACCCAGAGCGTTGGGGACTCATCGCTGACCGCGCAGACTGGCTCGCATTCCCTCCAATCGCAGAGGGGGAACCATACGTTACGCTGGTGGCCCGTCCACTGCCACGGACTGGGCCAAAACGGGTGGCGATTCTAGCAGCGGGATCCTCGGACCGTGTGATGGCACTTGAGGCACGGGCAGTACTCACCGCGCTCGGTGTTGACTCCCACCTCGTCCTCGACTGTGGTGTGAGTGCTCTGAAGCGCACTCTGGTCGCGCTCGACGAGACCTCCGACGCTGAGGTGTATATCGTGCTTGCAGGGTTCGAAGGAGCACTTGCGACCGTGGTTGCTGCATCGGTGGCACAGCCAGTGATTGGCGTGCCAACCTCAGTTGGCTATGGTGTCGCCCGAGGGGGAGAGACCGCCATGGCCTCGATGCTTGCTTCATGCTCGCAAGGGTTGATGGTGATGGGAATCGAT
Protein-coding sequences here:
- a CDS encoding S53 family peptidase — translated: MKKRFTRHAVTLGAAGVLGIATMAMASPVTSLTASQALAPKVSVPGGLAPGIAAESTPTGATASTTQMRVSFILKGQNIASLQSKVDAGWTGPYLTPMEFAQQYGQTQQYVKQLISYLNSYGIQAQAMTDMLDVTSQGTAAEYQNALSVLFDNYEVPASSATVSSGPAASTQQVFAATHNPQLPSNLATNIEAVLGLTNYAPYQSLSIPGKAQVTPGSTAASGGTIPTGTAPSSQLPQAFEKQYHLTTVLNAGSQGQGQTMGIVTLASVNPKVPAYFWENVAHIAVLPNRLTLVNVDGGAGAVSLNNGSDETTIDVEQSGSIAPQAKIVVYQAPNTDYGFVDAFYQAASQNVAGSLSASWGESETAIQYTVAAGQESPGYAAAFNQAYLESAAQGQSVFVSSGDQGAYSPTGDIGTYNLGVDSPEDSPYVTSVGGTTLPGTQVYPITDKRGSVTGYEEVNIPKQLTWGWDYLWPMYQALGASSESAAAGGLIVGSGGGYSALFNGPSYQAGVGASGYSDYQFINPTSYQDISPTNLYLPTSFTLNPAPGLSTGTNAGFRATPDVAFNADPQTGYVAYDPQFVQPFGSALVDFGGTSFIGPQLNGVTAVYESSLGHRIGFWNPNIYRFAASSNSPFHPLDSNTVYSGPVYYSGRNHGKSLQITGEFTNTNDYYTGTSGAIYNPGSGLGYANLSKLLIDFAGVQQ
- the ade gene encoding adenine deaminase, which codes for MFEQHRRHSSRLLAKARGDALCDLLLQNVHLFVPTTKEWITTDIAIADGTVVGWGARDARATIDLDGASATPGFIDAHMHIESTKLWIPHFVAAVLPWGTTAVANDPHEMANVLGSTGVMAMIEATRGLPFTFGFSASSCVPASQFESPGARFDLDDIQQVLADTNGIGLAEVMNFPAVIAGHPELLAKITAAGVHRVDGHAPGVTGRLLDTYLCAGIESDHEMLTYDEVVEKRRKGMWVFLRHGSASQNLASFARTVIDHGTSRVALCSDDREPDLIVDHGHINHCIEVAIEAGISLEDALTMATMNAADYHGFDHLGIVAPGYQADLNIYESMDRLVPEMVIQHGDVVARHGRLVAPIDHVKPLPVLLGTVHLKESLTADSFKIDVSPGQSVRVIQVFEHSLLTGSEIVTIAEDDSTLNQLTVIERHLGTGRRGHGYLKGFGLARGAIASTVAHDAHNLMVVGANSDQGRHDMAVAANHIASTGGGQAVCLNGDILAEVRLPIAGLMADLPAEELGRQVAYAQNVVRQVLGSSLDAPFMTLSFLGLSVIPALKLTDHGLIDVERFAVTPLIVD
- a CDS encoding histidine--tRNA ligase, whose protein sequence is MQAPRPMRGMRDVLPGEAGVRLHTLQVIREAYRQHGFFEIETPVVETMETLTSSGAGENEKLMFKVLKRGERLDAALAGTEDELADAALRFDLTVPLARFYSINQSKLPKPFYAMQLGPVFRAERPQRGRFRQFLQTDIDVLGDPSYLAEVQLLIAATSALHKIGLEGFEIRLNDRRILEFLLNKLEIPDDRFTGVMIALDKLDKQSVAEVVAELQAKGIAADQATHLVAVLGELSEASSLKALADLGVPKALIANLSAIQQHVTTSVRDVPVVFDPLIVRGIGYYTSTVYEIIHPKWSGSIGGGGRYDQLLARFGTDTPACGVSLGFERVVGLVEELGLMRETGARRLTVIFEPDHQTAEALSKARHFRREGYLVTLLAHQSGARSPMKRIALSAEELKAEGSVDSFYHFTVGVDEAPRLLIQ
- the larB gene encoding nickel pincer cofactor biosynthesis protein LarB; the protein is MNENPTGGLRRGEFGWFDAGRRARIGIPEAVFAAGKGDAALVEMIEFALEGEGPVLVTRLDPERWGLIADRADWLAFPPIAEGEPYVTLVARPLPRTGPKRVAILAAGSSDRVMALEARAVLTALGVDSHLVLDCGVSALKRTLVALDETSDAEVYIVLAGFEGALATVVAASVAQPVIGVPTSVGYGVARGGETAMASMLASCSQGLMVMGIDNGFGAACAALRIVGTRST
- a CDS encoding purine-cytosine permease family protein yields the protein MKKVSEAAVEEAGSLIETRGIDYIPESERWARPRDLFWMWAGALFNVEYVVYGALAMSFGLSFAQAVGIILIGNLSFFLLGLTSLQGPDAGTTTFTINRAAFGPNGSRLLALFNWLTQVGFETEGLALIVLAAIALFHQGGINAGTGLKLVFIIVAALIQLVLPLFGHGAILRTMRILSVPFLILFALMAGLSLGKLNVHSVAHGASWQVMFAVLAVIISTSGLGWTENGNDFSRYLPRSASKTKTVLWVFLGTAIPSILLMVLGAAIFTFVPSATNPISGLPQAFPAWFLTPYLLIAILQLFAINSLDLYSSGVTLQALGLKLSRLQAVVLDTVICAALTAYATFSNSFNTLLGDFVLFIIVWVAPWTAIYLVDWLLRRRRYDAHALQQERGGLYWSNKGVHWPAIIAQILGMLASLSAINTTIFVGPLSRASGGADFSVFTGIIVAAVVYWLLARNLGRPQTLEVESQA
- the pheA gene encoding prephenate dehydratase; this encodes MDEPHRVRIAYLGPAGTFTEEALIEFMGTRPYDGIPRPTIEDVLTDVVIGSSDYGFVPIENSIEGTVTPTLDAMIFRFRLQIYAEYILPVRQQLIAAKGARLEDIHSVYSYSHALAQVGRFLRDRLPRAELHHTDSTAEAVRLVADAKSDAIAAIGPKRAAELYGLDVLIADIDDHAANSTRFLLLNNDTIPRPTGDDKTSIVCFQVEDRPGSLLSILAEIASRGINLTKLESRPTKTGIGIYCFAIDFGGHIAERHVQEVITDLNRYLGHVKFLGSYPAFVNQKHHSEANSTIDPLVGELLGQIESSRPTQ